In bacterium, the following proteins share a genomic window:
- a CDS encoding recombinase family protein codes for MVSVGYARVSSVGQSLTIQLDKLGHCQKIFQEKHSGASNKRPQLKACLDYVREGDTLVVTRLDRLARSTLHLCQIAETLERKNVALHVLDQNINTTDATGRLLFNMLGAIGQFENEIRAERQMDGIAKAKERGVTFGRKSKLTDQQLITMQEKRSKGSLIKELMTEYNLSKATVYRYLQTNADTKIQDSP; via the coding sequence ATGGTGTCAGTTGGATATGCCCGTGTCAGTTCAGTGGGCCAGAGTCTCACTATTCAACTTGATAAGCTGGGTCATTGTCAGAAAATATTTCAAGAGAAACACAGTGGCGCTTCCAATAAACGTCCACAACTTAAAGCTTGTCTTGATTATGTTCGGGAAGGAGATACGTTAGTTGTCACACGACTGGACAGGCTGGCTCGGTCCACGCTCCATCTCTGTCAGATTGCAGAAACGCTCGAGCGGAAAAATGTTGCCTTGCATGTCCTGGATCAAAACATCAATACGACGGATGCTACAGGCCGTCTTCTATTCAATATGCTCGGAGCTATTGGTCAGTTTGAAAATGAGATTCGTGCCGAGCGGCAGATGGACGGTATCGCTAAAGCCAAGGAACGTGGTGTCACATTTGGACGAAAAAGCAAACTCACCGATCAGCAACTGATCACGATGCAAGAGAAAAGAAGCAAGGGATCCCTCATCAAAGAGCTCATGACTGAATACAACCTCTCAAAAGCGACCGTCTATCGTTATCTTCAGACCAATGCCGACACTAAAATCCAGGACTCTCCTTAA